The window ACACCAGCATTTTCTTCAAAAAGTATGACGACAACATGGTTGTGCATTTTCACAGATATGCCTGCTACCCGGAGATCAGCTCCTTTTATGAATTCCTGGAAGTATCCGAAAGGCTGAATGCACCCCTGTGGTTAGGGGAAACGGGTGAGAATCTCAATGAATGGTACACAGCGCTCTATCCGCTCGCCGCGGAATTGAATATCGGTTATAATCTTTGGCCGTGGAAGAAAATGGACACCACAAATTCCCCTTATTCGGTTAACCTGCCTGAGGGCTGGGACCAAATCATGGAGTATACCAGAGGGGGAGTTCACCCGGGGTACGAACAGGCTAGCCGCATCTTCGATCAATATCTGGAGAACATGAAGATCGGGAACTGCAGGTATAATGCTGAAGTTACAAGTGCTGTATTTCGAATTCCGGGATGTACCGTCCGGGCGACAGACTTCGATGAGCTTCCGGGGAAAGGAGTGGCCTATAGCGGGCTGCGTACGGAAGGGAATCACTATAATTACCGGTCACGGACAGGGATGCGTATCGTTGAGGACAGCAAATTACAAACGCTCCAGAAACGTTTCTTCTTCGACATTTTGTGGGACCGGTTTGTCCTTGAGCTGCAAGGCGGTGAATTCGCTGTATATTCGATAAATGATACGACAGAGGACAGCAGTCTCTCATTTGTATATAGTGCTGATCAGCCCGTCTCTGTAACGGTTCTCCAGGATGAGCGGGAGCTAGTTACGCTGTCACTGCAATCTAGTGGAAATAAACAAACCATAGCTCCGATTTCTTTGTCAAAAGCAAGTGCGTCCAAGATCAAAATTGCCGTTCATACGGGGATCTTACTTTTAGAAAAGATTATGTTCCTATAATGTGTTTGACTTAAGCCTAGAAATGCGAAAATAATAGATACACAGCTACAATAATTAATGAGCCGCCCATTACAAGGTTAAACACCCTCATACCGTTCTTTACTTTCGTGAGAAATTGCAGCTTGGAGCCTAACAGGGCCCAGGCGGCGAGTGAAAGATAACAAATGAAAAAATAAATACTTACAAAGATAATAAGCAATGAAAGTGAATCGTTTAGACCAAAGGAGGTTACACCGGAAAGACAGGCAATCCAAGCCTTGGGATTAAGCCATTGCATCAGAAAGCCATGACGATAACGCGGCAGCTGTTCATCCTTGACTTCGATTTCCGGACGCGAAATCATAATTTGATAGCCCATATAAATCATATATCCTGTTCCCGCGTACCTTAGTACTTCGTAGAATACAGGGGCTTGTGCTAGAAAACCGGATATTCCTAATCCCACAGCTGACAGCAAGAACGCAAATCCGACGGTTGCCCCGGTTACTAAAATTAAGGAGCGCTTGAAGCCATAAGTGACTCCTGATGTAAGAATCATCATGTTCACCGGGCCTGGAGAAATAGACATGGATAATGAAAAAAAGCACATAGCAAGCAAAATCGACATTAACACTCACTCCTCTTTCAATCTTTCTGGAGTTACTATAATCCATTAAATAACAAACCGTCCAATTTCAAATTCTGATGAGATCCATCAAAAAAACGGATGGTACTGATAAGGTATCCAAGGGGGAATGGCATGTTGGAGCTGTATCAATTGAAAACTTTTATAAAAATAGCTCAAACAGGCAACCTAACCGAGGCGGCAGCCCAGTTAAATACAAGTCAGCCGGCAGTCAGTGCCCACCTCAAATCTTTGGAGAAGGAAGTAGGCTTCTCTCTCTTTCAGCGAACGTCCAAAGGGATGACAATCAGTGAAAAAGGCTCACAGCTGTTAGTAGAAGCGCAAAATATACTCTCTTCTATCGGTAACTTTCAACATAAGGCGAATGAGTTAAAGGCAAATTCAACCGAGCACATTCGAATCGGGTTGAATACTGAGGGGCAGATTCTTCGCGTAAAGAAATTGATTATGTACATTTCGGAAAACCTGCCGCAGGTGGAACTGCATTTTATGGATATAAAAAGTGAAGATTTCGTCCGGGATCTGACCAGTTCCAGGATTAACGCAGGTTTTTACTATGGAAATATCGCCCATCCCTCCATTCACTCCATCAAACTCCACTCCTACAGAATGATTGTGGTATATCCCAACAGCTGGGATGTGCCGGAAAATGGGTTGTCTCTTGAATATTTTGCGGATAAGCCGTGGATCTGGACAACACAAAACTGCCCCTTCTACAAACAGTCCATCGACTATTTCCTGGAGCAGAATATCATTCCACAGAGGATTATGTATGTAGATGATGAATCGCTGATAGGGAATCTGGTTCAACAGGAAATCGGTTGTTCATTGCTGGCAGAGCCAATAGCCATGCGGTTTGCAGAAGACAATAGGCTGAAGATATGGAAGGGCATTGATCTCCATATTGATCTGCACTATGGATACACAAAGGATACCAATAGTGAACCGGTCCTGCTTGAGATAAGCTCAATAGTGGATAGAATCTGGAAGGAGTCCTGATGAGCTTAGATATTTTTACGAATAATTGTAGTTTCCGGTGATATCTTAGGATAATGATCAAGGCTAGGCGGTGTCTTACAGCTGCTTAGCCTTTTTTGTTAATCTACTTTCTATTGACACAAAAGTGTCTTTCTTCTCTATCGACGTAACTAACACGATATGTTATCATGATAAACTGATAACGTGTTACCGAACTAAAGCGCGAGACATCATTTGTAATTTTACTAGGGGGAATAGAGAGATGAAGAGACGGGGATTATGGGTACTATTGGCGGCAGCGGCAATTTCAGTGGTCGCAGGCTGCTCCAATTCAGGGGGTAATGACGGCAAGCTGGTGATCGGTATAGATGATAAGTTTGCTCCAATGGGCTTCCGGGATGACAACAATGAAATTGTCGGTTTCGATATCGATTATGCGAAAGCAGCTGCGGAGAAGATGGGTAAAGAGGTAACCTTCCAGCCGA of the Paenibacillus pedocola genome contains:
- a CDS encoding LysR family transcriptional regulator, with product MLELYQLKTFIKIAQTGNLTEAAAQLNTSQPAVSAHLKSLEKEVGFSLFQRTSKGMTISEKGSQLLVEAQNILSSIGNFQHKANELKANSTEHIRIGLNTEGQILRVKKLIMYISENLPQVELHFMDIKSEDFVRDLTSSRINAGFYYGNIAHPSIHSIKLHSYRMIVVYPNSWDVPENGLSLEYFADKPWIWTTQNCPFYKQSIDYFLEQNIIPQRIMYVDDESLIGNLVQQEIGCSLLAEPIAMRFAEDNRLKIWKGIDLHIDLHYGYTKDTNSEPVLLEISSIVDRIWKES
- a CDS encoding LysE family translocator, with translation MSILLAMCFFSLSMSISPGPVNMMILTSGVTYGFKRSLILVTGATVGFAFLLSAVGLGISGFLAQAPVFYEVLRYAGTGYMIYMGYQIMISRPEIEVKDEQLPRYRHGFLMQWLNPKAWIACLSGVTSFGLNDSLSLLIIFVSIYFFICYLSLAAWALLGSKLQFLTKVKNGMRVFNLVMGGSLIIVAVYLLFSHF
- a CDS encoding cellulase family glycosylhydrolase codes for the protein MNEKLSNSRVKGFLRAEDRSVVNEEGEEIILSGWGLGNWLLPEGYMWTTDGNSRFDRPQRIEAVIRELTGTKYSEQFWTAFRNNYITREDIRMMAEQGYNSVRIPFNWRILMENEPGITWKEEGFQLIDRCLDWCEEFKLYAFLDLHGAPGGQTGANIDDSIDDVPRLFTDKDSWNKGIALWEQLADRYKDRWIVGGYDLLNEPIKTPSPGKDFEYLVPKLVQFYEEAITAIRTVDTKHMLSIEGHHWATDTSIFFKKYDDNMVVHFHRYACYPEISSFYEFLEVSERLNAPLWLGETGENLNEWYTALYPLAAELNIGYNLWPWKKMDTTNSPYSVNLPEGWDQIMEYTRGGVHPGYEQASRIFDQYLENMKIGNCRYNAEVTSAVFRIPGCTVRATDFDELPGKGVAYSGLRTEGNHYNYRSRTGMRIVEDSKLQTLQKRFFFDILWDRFVLELQGGEFAVYSINDTTEDSSLSFVYSADQPVSVTVLQDERELVTLSLQSSGNKQTIAPISLSKASASKIKIAVHTGILLLEKIMFL